GCGCCCGGTACCGACCCACGATCTGAAACACCGCGGCCAGATACAACAACGTTCCGCGGAGATATGTGATCTCCGAGACCTTCCGCGCGACCGCAGCGTCGAATCCGATCCCGACACCATTACCGAACAGCCGCCACGGAGCATACTGCATGCTCCCGTTCTCCAGGACCCCGGTCTGTACCTTGCCAACGTCCATCGTTCGCACGTGCCCGGCCTTGAGCACCGCCAGGGCTTCCTCCACGGAATGCGGGATCCCCAGCGACTTGATCAGATCGTTCCCCGATCCCGTCGGAATGATCCCCATGATGCGTTCGGATCCCGCAAGGCCATTCACAACCTCGTTGATCGTGCCGTCACCGCCGACAGCAACGACAACACGGCTCCGTGACCTGCGCGCGAGGTGTGTCGCGTGGCCCGGACCTTCGGTATACATGACCCTGTAGCTCAAGCCGGAATGCCTCAGGAACCCCTCGAGCGCTTCATCTGCACGGAGGCCGGAACCTTTCCCGGCCATGGGATTCATGATGAACGTGTATTCCGTCGTCATCTGTGGTCCAGATCTGTTTCACCCCTCAAACAATGTTTCACCGGATCGTAGAACGTCTTTCCGGAGAACACGATAACTGCTGGTCCCTCCAGTATCACATCGGTGATGCGCGCTCCGACGACCGTGAAGTCGACACGAAGCGATTCACCGCTGTGTGTCTGCACGCGGATCGGTGGACGCAGTCCATATTCCAGATGCGCGATCACTGCCGACGCGACCGAGCCTGTGCCGCACGCGAGCGTTTCCGCCTCCACGCCCCGTT
Above is a window of Ignavibacteriota bacterium DNA encoding:
- a CDS encoding diacylglycerol kinase family lipid kinase, whose protein sequence is MTTEYTFIMNPMAGKGSGLRADEALEGFLRHSGLSYRVMYTEGPGHATHLARRSRSRVVVAVGGDGTINEVVNGLAGSERIMGIIPTGSGNDLIKSLGIPHSVEEALAVLKAGHVRTMDVGKVQTGVLENGSMQYAPWRLFGNGVGIGFDAAVARKVSEITYLRGTLLYLAAVFQIVGRYRAPEFAVRVDERSWSGRELLMAVGNGRCAGGGFYLNPEAEVADGLLDITVVADVSVVRVLSLIPGVMGGKPVKRDFVTYLRGKELEATSSDKFNVHADGEIVGREVHGVRVGIEAGVLKVIGGKRKP